A window of Prevotella fusca JCM 17724 genomic DNA:
CATATCTGTTTAGTGGATGAAGCAAGCGACTCAGTCTACCTGTTAATCCTGTTTCTTGAACTATGCCTGTAGTATGGAATGATTACCTGCGGTTCAATTGCGTCTTTAGCTTTGTTTTCTTATAATGTGTAAGCAGTTGCATGGACATAAGTTTGTTGATAAACTTTTTTTTATTATCTTTGTAGCTGATATTAACTTTACGATGATGAAGAAGTTTCTTTCAACCTTGGTTGTATTGTTAGTCACATCGACATTACAGGCGCAGTATCAGGAACCTGTGCGACGTGACACGTCAAGGTTGCAGCCGTTGCATGGCTTGGAATATAAGGTGGAAATGCAGGGGAGCCTCTCGAAAGGCAGGACTCCGCTCTGGCTGAATGCCAATAAATATGGATTAAGTTCGTTGGAAACGGCGAATGGTTATGTCCGTGGTGGGATAGAACGTCCATTGAGTACGGATGAAGGACGGAAGTTCGGCTTAGGCTACGGATTAGATGTTGCCATTCCTATCAACTATACCAGCAAGGCTATTATTCAGCAGGCATACGTAGAAGGACGATGGCTGCACGGAACGCTGACTGTTGGAGCTAAGGAAGAACCGATGGAACTGAAGAACAATGAACTCAGTTCGGGCTCGCAGACATTGGGAATCAATGCCCGTCCTGTTCCGCAGGTGCGATTGGCATTGTCAGATTATTGGACCTTGCCATTTGGTAATGGCTGGATGCACCTGAAAGGACACGTTGCTTACGGAATGGTGACCGACCAGAATTGGCAACATGACTTCACGCAGCAGCAGTCGAAGTTCACCGACCGGATGCTTTATCATTCAAAGGCAGGTTATCTGAAGATAGGAAATGAGGAGGTTTTCTGTCCGTGGTCGCTCGAGATGGGACTTGAGATGGTCAGTCTCTTCGGTGGAACTTCTTATCTGCCTGACGGACATGGTGGAATGAAAGTTTCGGAGAATGGTAAGGGAGTGCGTGACTTTTGGCACGCCTTTCTTCCCGGTGGTGCCGACAATGGCGAGACAACCTATCAGAATGTGCAGGGCGACCAGTTGGGTAGCTGGGTGATGCGTCTCAACTATGACGGCGACTGGCATGGCATTTCGCTCTATGCCGATAAGTTCTTTGAGGACCATTCTTCCATGCTTCAGCTTGATTATGATGGTTATGGTGAGGGTGATGAGTGGCAGATGAAGAAGGAACGTCGTTACTTGATTTACGACTTCAAGGACTGGATGTTGGGTTTTGAGTATCGCTACAAGCCCGATAACTGGTTGAATAACATCGTTTTTGAATATCTCTACTCTAAGTATCAGAGCGGTCCTATCTATCATGACCACACTAAGACAGTGGGCGATCATATCGGCGGAAAGGATAATTTCTACAACCATTATATCTTGCCAGGTTATCAACATTGGGGACAGGCGATGGGTAATCCGCTCTATCGTTCGCCTATTTATAATGAGGATGGAACTATCTTCTTTAAGGATAACCGCTTCGTTGCATTTCATTTAGGATTGGGCGGTCACCCTACTGAGAACTTCAAGTGGCGTTTCCTCGGTACATGGCAGGAGGGATTGGGCACCTACGAAATGCCTTATACAAAAAAACGACATAACGTAAGTCTGATGGGAGAGGCTACCTATACGCTGCAGGGGACAAAGATGCCTGAATGGATGAGGGGTATTGATGTGCGGATGGGAGTCGGTGCCGACTTCGGTTCAATCCTCCGTGGCAATAATTATGGTATGCAGTTGACAATTACGAAACGAGGTTTGTTGGGAAAGAAATAGCCTCTTTATTAAGAATATAGAAAGAAACTGAATATGAATAGAATAAAGATGTTATCCTTTGTCTTGCCATTGATGGCACTACTATTCTCCTCTTGTTCGTTGGAAACCGACAACGAAGCAGGAAAGCTGGAGGGAATGTGGCATCTTGTAAGGGTTGAGACGTTGGCTACAGGTACGAGTGAGGATTTAAGTAATCAGGTTATCTTCTGGTCGTTTCAAGCAAAACTCCTCGAGTTGGACGACAAGACAGGTATGCACAACAGCTATCTCTATCGCTTTAGTATTGACAACAACCAGCTGACTTTGTCCTCTCCCTATCAGTTTGACCGTGAGAACGGTGACCGTCCGCTAACGGCTTATGAGGCAACGCTGAACCTCTATGGTATTAAAAGTCTTACCCCAGTGTTCAGAATTGAGAAAACCGGAAAACGGAAGATGATACTCAACGATGGAAGTGTAAGACTCTACTTTGACAAGTTCTAAATGATTCTCACAGCCTTTACGGCTATAAAACAATAAAAGGCAGGCTTGCGCCTGCCTTGTGTGTATGTATAATAAACTTTCCCTTCCTCTTTATTATTCCCCTTTTTACTCTTGCACTGTAAACGGAAGTAAACCCTTTCTTCTTATAAATATGTTGAGTGTATAATGAAAGGCTGCATAGATAATAATATCTATTGCGATAATCCAAGTGACAAGAAGATGATTCAGCAGCGAGATGTTGATTATTATGAAGATTGCTGACAATGAGATGACGGAAAGCAATGTCTGATGCTGTGACAGTCCTGCACGGATCAGCTTGTGATGGATGTGGTTCTTGTCAGCCTTGAAGAGTGGTTTGCGATGTAGCAGACGCACGATGATTATTCTGAAAACATCGAATGTCGGTACGAGAAGCAGGGTTACGGAAAGCAGCATGGCTCCCCTCTGGTAGGGCATAACGTTAGGGTTGTACATACAGAACTTAATCATTAGTACACCAAGAATATAGCCAAGTGTCAGACTGCCGGAGTCTCCCATGAAAATCTTTTGGTTCTTTTCTTCTTTTCCCCAGATATTATGGTAGAGGAAAGGAATTAATACGCCCATCAAGCCCGCAATAAGGATGCAGTAGACCCATATCTGTTCACGTTGAAAGATATAGAAAAGACCAGATAAAGCAATGAGGGTAAGACTGGCCGAAAGTCCGTCAATACCATCAATCAAGTTGATAGCATTCATGATAAATACCAGAACACCAACCGTTAATATCATTCCTATAATAGCAGGAATCTCATAGATACCTAAGAAGCCATAGAAGTTGTTGATGTAAAGATAGGACATCGGTAACAAGCTGGCAACGATAATCTGCATGAGTAGTTTTACTCTTGCTTTCACTCCGAAGATGTCGTCAAGGACTCCCGTGATATAGATAATGGTGATGCCCACGCCAAAAAAGATACTCCATGGGCTGACACCGATCTTATTTCCTTTGCTTGTATAGACCCAGACCAATAAGGCTACGATGGTAGCAATCAGCATGCTGGGCATAAAAGAGACGCCTCCTAAGCGAGGAATAGCATTCTTGTGTACTTTTCTATCATCTGGTGTATCATATAGTTTCCTCTTCTTGCAGAACGAGAGGATTTGCGGAATCATAATGAATCCGCAAACAGCACTCATGGCAAATGCAAAAAGACTTATCAAAGTATATGTCAACATTTTGCTTGTATTCTTGTGCTTAATAAAACTCAATAATTGTAATTATATTGTATCTGGGTGTCAAAAAAGTGTAATAGCCATGTTTTAATGGTTGTATTGCAAAATAATCTTACAACAAGAAGTAGATTGTGTGTGTTTTTTTGTATCTTTGTTGTCATTAAGTTTGGTAAGTATTACCATCTCTTTTTTATATGAAGATATCCATTATAACGGCAACTTATAATAGTGAGAAAACATTGCAAGACACCTTAGACTCTGTTTTGCGTCAGGATTGTAGTGATATAGAACATATCCTTGTGGATGGTGCTTCGACTGATTCGACAGTTGATATCATTCGCAACTATGCTTCTACGACAGATAGATATACTGTAAGATGGGTTTCGGAGAAGGACCATGGAATCTATGATGCTATGAATAAAGGAATAGCAATGGCGACGGGCGATGTCATAGGAGTTCTTAATTCTGATGATTATTTTACGTCAGATGATGTTTTGTCAAGATTAATAAAGCCTTTTTCTGACGCAGCAGTTGAGGCTGTGTATGGCGATATACATTTTATTCATGATAAGAAGCCA
This region includes:
- a CDS encoding glycosyltransferase family 2 protein, coding for MKISIITATYNSEKTLQDTLDSVLRQDCSDIEHILVDGASTDSTVDIIRNYASTTDRYTVRWVSEKDHGIYDAMNKGIAMATGDVIGVLNSDDYFTSDDVLSRLIKPFSDAAVEAVYGDIHFIHDKKPEKITRYYSSKMFSPFWLRFGFMPAHPSLYVRKAVYEWVGFYKLDYKIGADFEMVVRMFHVHKIKAHYINMDFVTMRNGGASTSGVQSHKLLLKEDVRACRENGIYSNTFLIALKYFYKIFEFRI
- a CDS encoding lipocalin-like domain-containing protein produces the protein MNRIKMLSFVLPLMALLFSSCSLETDNEAGKLEGMWHLVRVETLATGTSEDLSNQVIFWSFQAKLLELDDKTGMHNSYLYRFSIDNNQLTLSSPYQFDRENGDRPLTAYEATLNLYGIKSLTPVFRIEKTGKRKMILNDGSVRLYFDKF
- a CDS encoding MraY family glycosyltransferase, which encodes MLTYTLISLFAFAMSAVCGFIMIPQILSFCKKRKLYDTPDDRKVHKNAIPRLGGVSFMPSMLIATIVALLVWVYTSKGNKIGVSPWSIFFGVGITIIYITGVLDDIFGVKARVKLLMQIIVASLLPMSYLYINNFYGFLGIYEIPAIIGMILTVGVLVFIMNAINLIDGIDGLSASLTLIALSGLFYIFQREQIWVYCILIAGLMGVLIPFLYHNIWGKEEKNQKIFMGDSGSLTLGYILGVLMIKFCMYNPNVMPYQRGAMLLSVTLLLVPTFDVFRIIIVRLLHRKPLFKADKNHIHHKLIRAGLSQHQTLLSVISLSAIFIIINISLLNHLLVTWIIAIDIIIYAAFHYTLNIFIRRKGLLPFTVQE
- a CDS encoding capsule assembly Wzi family protein — translated: MKKFLSTLVVLLVTSTLQAQYQEPVRRDTSRLQPLHGLEYKVEMQGSLSKGRTPLWLNANKYGLSSLETANGYVRGGIERPLSTDEGRKFGLGYGLDVAIPINYTSKAIIQQAYVEGRWLHGTLTVGAKEEPMELKNNELSSGSQTLGINARPVPQVRLALSDYWTLPFGNGWMHLKGHVAYGMVTDQNWQHDFTQQQSKFTDRMLYHSKAGYLKIGNEEVFCPWSLEMGLEMVSLFGGTSYLPDGHGGMKVSENGKGVRDFWHAFLPGGADNGETTYQNVQGDQLGSWVMRLNYDGDWHGISLYADKFFEDHSSMLQLDYDGYGEGDEWQMKKERRYLIYDFKDWMLGFEYRYKPDNWLNNIVFEYLYSKYQSGPIYHDHTKTVGDHIGGKDNFYNHYILPGYQHWGQAMGNPLYRSPIYNEDGTIFFKDNRFVAFHLGLGGHPTENFKWRFLGTWQEGLGTYEMPYTKKRHNVSLMGEATYTLQGTKMPEWMRGIDVRMGVGADFGSILRGNNYGMQLTITKRGLLGKK